One Sphingomonas endolithica genomic window, GAACAGGCAGGCGAGGTCGGGCATCCGGTGCGCGGTGGTCACCACCACGCGCATCAGCGCGATCGCTTCGGGGGCGAGCGCATAAGACAGCAGATTGTGCCCGACGACGCGCATGCGGTCCTTGAGCGGCAGGTGCCAGGGCACGTCGCCCGATGGCACGAGCGTGCGATCGACCATGCGGCGTACCACGGCGGCGAACAGCTCTTCCTTATTTGCATAGCGCGCATAGAGGCTCGCCTTGCCCGCCCCCGCCTGCACCACGACCTGATCGCAGCTCGTGGCATCGAAGCCGCGCTGCAAGAACAACGCCGTGGCGGCATCCAGAATGCGGCGGTCGACTTCGCCGGCCTGCTCGGCGGGCGGGCGGCCGCCGCGGCTGCGGCGCGTGCTTGCCCGGGAGGCGGGATCGGGGAGAGCTTGCATGACGCAACCATATAGGCCATCGCGCCGTCTATAGGAACTGAACGGCGTAGTTCAGTAAATCCCGGGAGGTTCATATGAGTGAGATGACGTTGAGCGCGCTGGCAACGCGCATGGGCAAGATCGATTTCGCCATGCTATCGACCCGCACCGCAGGCGGCACCATTGCCAGCCGACCGATGAGCAATAACGGTGAGGTGGCGTTTCAGGGTGACAGCTTCTTCTTCACCTACGAGGAGGCGCGCACGGTCGCCGATATCGAGGGCGATGCGCAGGTCGGCCTGACCTTCACCGGCGCGGCCGGCCTGCTTGGCGGGCCGCCCTTGTTCATCGCCGTAGAAGGCCATGCCGCCCTGATCCGCGACAAGGCGGCGTTCGCCGCACATTGGACGGACGGGCTCGATCGCTGGTTCGAACAGGGCGTCGATACACCCGGCATCGTGCTGATTCAGGTGCATGCCGACCGCATCCATTACTGGAATGGCAGCGACGAAGGCGAGGTCGCATTGTGACGGACGGCATTGGCCGGACGGTCGCCTTGGTCGGCGCGACCGGCGATCTGGGTGGTCGTATCGCCGCCGCGCTGGCACGGCGCGGGGTCGAGGTCCGGGCACCGATCCGCATCGGCACGCCTGCCGCCAGGCAGGATGCCTTGCGTGCTGCCGGTGCGACGCCGCTGCCCGTGGACTTCGATGATGCCGCGGCATTGACGCGCGCATTGGCGGGGGCGGCGTGCGTCGTCTCGGCGCTAAACGGGCTTGCCCCGATCATGCTCGACTTGCAGGGGCGGGTGCTGGATGCGGCGGTGGCAGCGGGCGTGCCGCGCTTCATCCCGTCCGATTTCTCGCTCGATTTCACCCACACCCGGCCTGGCGACAATCGCAACATGGATTTGCGGCGCGCCTTCATGGCGCGCGTCGATGCGGCGCCGATCCGCATGACCTCGATCCTCAACGGCGCTTTTGCCGACCTGCTAACGGGCGAGGCGCCGATCATCCTGCACAAGTTCCGCCGCGTGCTGTATTGGGGCGATGCGAACCAGGCGTTCGACTTCACCACCAAGGACGATGTCGCCGACTATGCCGCCGACGCGGCGCTCGATCCCGAGGCGCCGCGCTTCCTGCGCATTGCAGGCGACGAGGTCAGCCCGCGCGAGCTGAGCGCGCTGATGACGCGGCTCGACAGCCGCCCGTGGAAGCCGCTGCACGCCGGTGGGATCGGTCGCCTGAGCGGGGTGATCCGGATCGCCCGAGCGCTGTCGCCCAAGAGCGACGCGCCTTTCCCGGCCTGGCAGGGGATGCAATATCTCCGCGACATGTCGAGTGGGCGCGGCAAGCTCTTCCCGCTCGACAATGAGCGGTACGGCAAGACCGACTGGACGCGCGCCGAGGACATCCTTGCTGCCACCGTGTGATCCTCGAACCCGGCGCCTGCACGAGCGACGCCGTTACTGTCTTCCCGATCGAGGGCGCGGAATCTGCGATCGGCTAACGCGTTGGCACGCGGATTGCGGGGCGCTGGCGGTGATGGTCTTGGTTCGACTAAGAAGGCGACCGTTGTCGCTGCTCAGCACGACAGGGTCGCAAGAGGATGTATGATGACCATGGCGAGTAAAGCGGCGGTATGATCACGCTGCATCTGGCGCGGGCCGACAATGGCGTGATCGGTCGCGACGGGGCGCTGCCCTGGCGCCTGCCCGCGGACATGAAACGCTTCAAGCAGCGGACCATGGGCAAGCCGATGATCATGGGCCGCAGGACGTTCGAAAGCTTTCCGGCACCGCTGCCTGGGCGCCGCCATATCGTGCTGACGCGCGATCCGGCGTGGGCCGCCGATGGAGCGGAGGTGGCGCATTCGCCGGCGGCCGCCTTGGCGCTGGCCGGTGCGGGCGACATCGCGGTGATCGGGGGGGCGGAGGTGTACGCGCTGTTGATCGAGCAGGCCGACCGGATCGAACTGACCGAGGTGCATGCCGCCCCGAAAGGTGATGTAGCGGTGCCCGCTTTTACGGGATGGCGTGAAGTGGCGCGGGAAGATCATGCCGCCGAGGGCGATCGCCCTGCATACAGCTTCGTGACGCTCGAACGATCCTCGGCCTGAGGCCTAGCGCCGCGGGCGGCGCGACCCTATAGCCCGTGCCATGCAGCGGCTGGACGGCAGCGCGGCGGTCCCCTCGCATCTGGCAGGCGGCATCGTGGCGCTCGGCAATTTCGACGGGTTCCACCTCGGTCACCAGGCGGTGGTCGGTGCGGCGATCGCGCGTGCGCGGGCCGAGGGGCGCCCTGCGCTCGTCGCCACGTTCGATCCGCATCCGGTGCGGTACTTCCGGCCCGATAGTCCACCATTCCGGCTGACCACGCTCGACCAGCGCGAGGCCCTGTTTGCCGCGGCGGGCGCGGACGCGATGGTCGTGTTCGGCTTCGACCAGGCCTTGGCGAGCCTGACTGCGGCTGAATTTATTTCCGAACGTCTGATCGGTGCGCTGGACATCAAGGGCGTGGTCACGGGCGAGGACTTCACCTTCGGCAAGGGTAAAAGCGGCACGATCGCTACCTTGGCCGAGGCAGGCGACCGGCTTGGCTTCTCGGTCGAGACCGTTGCTCCGGTGACACTGGACGGCGAGATCGTGTCGTCGAGCCGCATCCGCGATGCGTTGATCGCCGGCGACCCGCGCGGCGCGGCGCGGCTGCTGACCCGTCCGTATGCCATCCGGGGCACGGTGCAGCATGGCGACAAGCTGGGGCGGACGATCGGCTACCCCACCGCCAATGTCGACATGGCCAATTACCTGCGCCCTGCGTACGGCATCTACGCCGTGCGCGGCCGGCTGGCGGATGGACGCGTGTTGGCCGGGGCGGCGAATCTCGGTATCCGCCCGACCTTCGACCCGCCCAAGGAGCTGCTCGAGCCGTTCTTCTTCGACTTTGCCGAGGATCTTTACGGCCAGACGATCGAGGTCGAGTTGATCGACTTCCTGCGCGCCGAGGCCAAGTTCGACAGCTTGGACGCGCTGACCGCGCAGATGGACTTGGATTGCGCGCGGG contains:
- a CDS encoding TetR/AcrR family transcriptional regulator, translated to MQALPDPASRASTRRSRGGRPPAEQAGEVDRRILDAATALFLQRGFDATSCDQVVVQAGAGKASLYARYANKEELFAAVVRRMVDRTLVPSGDVPWHLPLKDRMRVVGHNLLSYALAPEAIALMRVVVTTAHRMPDLACLFDGIGRDGGVRCVALAMAGKDAAPEAVEHASTVAGKFIDLVFIPQQMRALIGDDQPTLAADAPRRIDEAIEMLDGAGWLADWR
- a CDS encoding NmrA family NAD(P)-binding protein, producing MTDGIGRTVALVGATGDLGGRIAAALARRGVEVRAPIRIGTPAARQDALRAAGATPLPVDFDDAAALTRALAGAACVVSALNGLAPIMLDLQGRVLDAAVAAGVPRFIPSDFSLDFTHTRPGDNRNMDLRRAFMARVDAAPIRMTSILNGAFADLLTGEAPIILHKFRRVLYWGDANQAFDFTTKDDVADYAADAALDPEAPRFLRIAGDEVSPRELSALMTRLDSRPWKPLHAGGIGRLSGVIRIARALSPKSDAPFPAWQGMQYLRDMSSGRGKLFPLDNERYGKTDWTRAEDILAATV
- a CDS encoding bifunctional riboflavin kinase/FAD synthetase; translated protein: MQRLDGSAAVPSHLAGGIVALGNFDGFHLGHQAVVGAAIARARAEGRPALVATFDPHPVRYFRPDSPPFRLTTLDQREALFAAAGADAMVVFGFDQALASLTAAEFISERLIGALDIKGVVTGEDFTFGKGKSGTIATLAEAGDRLGFSVETVAPVTLDGEIVSSSRIRDALIAGDPRGAARLLTRPYAIRGTVQHGDKLGRTIGYPTANVDMANYLRPAYGIYAVRGRLADGRVLAGAANLGIRPTFDPPKELLEPFFFDFAEDLYGQTIEVELIDFLRAEAKFDSLDALTAQMDLDCARARMILAG
- a CDS encoding pyridoxamine 5'-phosphate oxidase family protein — encoded protein: MSEMTLSALATRMGKIDFAMLSTRTAGGTIASRPMSNNGEVAFQGDSFFFTYEEARTVADIEGDAQVGLTFTGAAGLLGGPPLFIAVEGHAALIRDKAAFAAHWTDGLDRWFEQGVDTPGIVLIQVHADRIHYWNGSDEGEVAL
- a CDS encoding dihydrofolate reductase, whose amino-acid sequence is MITLHLARADNGVIGRDGALPWRLPADMKRFKQRTMGKPMIMGRRTFESFPAPLPGRRHIVLTRDPAWAADGAEVAHSPAAALALAGAGDIAVIGGAEVYALLIEQADRIELTEVHAAPKGDVAVPAFTGWREVAREDHAAEGDRPAYSFVTLERSSA